Proteins encoded by one window of Haematobia irritans isolate KBUSLIRL chromosome 2, ASM5000362v1, whole genome shotgun sequence:
- the Nhe1 gene encoding na[+]/H[+] hydrogen exchanger 1, with translation MEKRSTKILAFVLLITLVSFFTIRAEEQKQQQQQSPSSGGLANSNDVSASVGFVKPDGNSGNPQNSTISSNSAQTGNANNNNLNKPQEKVNSTASTENSSRIANPSSSAVTSNNNSSTIPSPSPPAANITQNDTKTVTEPPLPDHHAVEQEHNSSLSLFFVICVIMLGILLIHSMLQTGFQYLPESIVVVFLGALIGLLLKVMSGENASWKREEVFSPTGFFLVLLPPIIFESGYNLHKGNFFQNIGSILVFAIVGTTISALVIGAGIYLLGMAEVAYRLNFSESFAFGSLISAVDPVATVAIFHALDVDPILNMLVFGESILNDAISIVLTTTVTQSANSPLYAKMTTGEAIFSALKTFCEMFFASAGIGVIFALISALLLKHIDLRKHPSLEFAIMLMFTYAPYVLAEGIHLSGIMAILFCGIVMSHYTHFNLSTVTQITMQQTMRTLAFIAETCVFAYLGLAIFSFKHQVELSFVIWSMVLCLIGRACNIFPLAYLVNKFREHKITNKMQFIMWFSGLRGAISYALSLHLDLSSDETRHVIITTTLIIVLFTTLVFGGSTMPLLKYLKPGKKRRARSRGSSSSASSRTRSNSRKRSKSISLSKTREWGQAIDSEHLSELTEEEDVSFAQTRIAGFGRLDRKYFIPFFTRRFNSQELHECKSQMADLTNKWYQAIRVSPLDSDESDEEMGLSASTSQSTLNART, from the exons ATGGAAAAACGAAGTACAAAAATTTTAGCATTTGTTTTGCTGATAACGTTGGTCAGTTTCTTCACGATAAGGGCAGAGGAACagaaacaacagcaacaacaatcgCCTTCCAGCGGGGGCTTAGCCAATTCTAATGACGTATCTGCTTCAGTGGGTTTCGTGAAACCCGATGGCAATAGTGGCAATCCACAAAATTCCACAATTTCCAGCAATTCAGCACAAACAGGAAatgccaacaacaacaatctaAATAAACCACAAGAAAAAGTCAACAGCACAGCATCTACGGAGAACAGCAGTAGGATTGCCAATCCTAGTAGTTCTGCGGTAACATCCAATAACAATTCAAGCACAATACCATCGCCATCTCCCCCAGCCGCGAATATCACACAAAATGATACAAAAACCGTTACCGAACCTCCTTTGCCGGATCATCATGCCGTCGAGCAGGAACATAACTCATCGCTTTCTTTATTCTTCGTGATATGTGTTATTATGCTAGGCATATTGTTGATACATTCAATGCTACAGACTGGATTCCAATATTTACCTGAGTCTATTGTTGTAGTATTCCTTGGAGCATTGATTGGTCTCTTACTTAAGGTGATGTCCGGTGAAAATGCCAGTTGGAAACGTGAAGAGGTCTTCTCGCCTACTGGCTTCTTTTTGGTTTTATTGCCTCCTATTATATTTGAGTCTGGCTATAATCTACATAAGggtaactttttccaaaatattggcTCTATTTTGGTTTTTGCCATTGTGGGCACAACAATTTCTGCTTTGGTAATAGGCGCTGGTATTTATTTGCTGGGTATGGCAGAGGTAGCATATCG TTTAAATTTCTCCGAATCCTTCGCTTTTGGCTCACTTATTTCTGCGGTTGATCCCGTTGCTACTGTGGCCATATTTCATGCTCTCGATGTTGATCCCATACTTAACATGTTGGTGTTTGGCGAAAGTATTCTCAACGATGCAATTTCTATTGTCCTAACCACAACTGTTACTCAATCTGCAAACAGTCCACTTTATGCTAAAATGACAACAGGTGAGGCCATATTTTCGgcattgaaaacattttgcgAAATGTTTTTTGCTTCGGCCGGTATTGGAGTTATATTTGCTTTAATTTCGGCTCTACTCCTAAAGCACATAGATCTAAGAAAGCATCCATCATTGGAATTTGCCATTATGTTAATGTTTACTTATGCTCCATATGTCTTAGCTGAGGGTATACATTTAAGTGGTATTATGGCTATATTATTCTGTGGCATTGTTATGTCACATTACACTCATTTTAACTTATCTACCGTAACGCAAATCACAATGCAACAAACTATGCGAACTTTGGCTTTTATAGCGGAGACATGCGTTTTTGCCTATTTGGGCTTGGCTATATTCTCGTTTAAACATCAGGTGGAATTGTCATTTGTAATATGGTCAATGGTTTTATGTTTAATTGGTAGGGCTTGTAACATCTTTCCACTGGCCTATTTGGTGAATAAATTTCGCGAACATAAGATTACCAATAAAATGCAATTTATAATGTGGTTCTCAGGCCTGAGAGGGGCAATTTCCTATGCTTTGTCATTGCATTTAGATTTGTCAAGTGATGAGACGAGACATGTAATTATAACCACCACATTAATTATAGTATTATTCACCACGTTAGTTTTTGGAGGGTCAACTATGCCAttactgaaatatttaaaaCCCGGTAAAAAACGTCGTGCCAGATCAAGAGGTAGTTCATCATCGGCATCATCGCGAACCCGTAGTAATTCACGTAAACGTTCTAAATCTATATCACTGTCAAAGACAAGGGAATGGGGCCAagctattgattccgagcattTGTCTGAACTCACAGAAGAGGAAGATGTTTCATTTGCACAAACACGTATAGCAGGATTTGGACGTTTAGATAGGAAATATTTTATACCATTCTTTACACGACGTTTTAATAGTCAAGAATTGCATGAATGTAAATCACAAATGGCCGATTTGACAAATAAATGGTATCAGGCCATTAGAGTAAGTCCCCTGGATTCAGATGAATCTGATGAAGAAATGGGTTTGTCAGCGAGTACAAGTCAAAGTACTTTGAATGCTAGGACATAG